A region of Acidiferrobacterales bacterium DNA encodes the following proteins:
- a CDS encoding ribonuclease HII, which translates to MTEVRVAGVDEAGRGALAGPVVCAAVILGSEIKIDNLTDSKKLTYKQRRRLSKQIKKYCVSWAIGVGSVEEIDRYNILKTTMLGMKRAIESLECEPDLVLVDGNQRPDIRVPVQAIVKGDLYVPVISAASILAKHTRDKLMHAYEKEYPEYGLRSNVGYGTPFHLQALRINGATAIHRKSFAPVRQVIERSRPSFFS; encoded by the coding sequence ATGACTGAAGTGAGGGTTGCAGGAGTCGATGAAGCCGGTCGCGGGGCCTTGGCGGGACCCGTAGTGTGCGCGGCGGTGATCCTGGGAAGCGAAATTAAAATTGACAATCTGACCGATTCCAAGAAACTGACCTATAAACAGCGCCGACGTCTGTCAAAACAGATCAAGAAATACTGCGTTAGCTGGGCGATCGGAGTCGGGAGCGTGGAAGAGATTGACCGTTACAACATACTCAAGACCACCATGCTGGGCATGAAGCGCGCGATTGAAAGCCTGGAATGCGAACCGGACCTCGTTCTGGTCGATGGCAATCAACGTCCTGATATCCGTGTTCCGGTCCAGGCGATTGTAAAAGGCGACCTTTACGTTCCCGTAATCTCGGCTGCATCGATATTGGCCAAGCATACCCGGGACAAACTGATGCATGCCTATGAGAAAGAGTATCCCGAGTACGGTCTGCGAAGCAATGTCGGTTACGGCACCCCATTTCATCTGCAGGCACTGCGAATTAATGGCGCCACAGCCATACATCGTAAGAGTTTCGCCCCAGTGCGGCAAGTCATTGAACGCAGCAGGCCGAGTTTTTTCTCATGA
- the lpxA gene encoding acyl-ACP--UDP-N-acetylglucosamine O-acyltransferase — MIDPTALVASDVRIGDNVRIDAYATVEDDVEIGNNSHIGSHSVIRSHTRMGEGNRVHEFAVIGGEPQSVHYQGEATGLRIGDNNTIREFVTISRGTASDRGVTTIGDDNYLMAYVHVGHDCDIGNNCVFVNGTNIAGHVCVGDYAFLSGFTMIHQSCRIGTHCMTGINTILRQDVAPFVTVNGNPARSIAINSRGLSRRGFSQQSISALSKVFKLFFRKNVKLEKLPEALDAGTREDACVRVLLEFLGSTERGVVR, encoded by the coding sequence ATGATTGACCCGACGGCGCTCGTAGCATCGGATGTCAGGATTGGCGATAATGTCAGAATCGATGCTTACGCGACGGTGGAAGATGACGTCGAGATCGGAAACAATTCACATATTGGCAGCCACTCAGTCATACGCAGTCACACCCGGATGGGTGAGGGCAATCGCGTCCATGAGTTCGCCGTAATCGGTGGTGAACCCCAATCCGTTCATTATCAAGGCGAAGCCACCGGGCTCAGGATCGGCGATAACAACACTATCCGCGAATTTGTCACGATCAGTCGGGGAACCGCATCGGATCGAGGCGTTACCACAATCGGGGACGATAACTATCTCATGGCTTACGTGCACGTCGGCCATGATTGCGATATTGGAAACAACTGCGTATTTGTCAACGGCACCAACATTGCCGGACATGTCTGCGTTGGCGATTACGCATTCCTGAGCGGATTCACCATGATCCACCAGAGTTGCCGGATCGGGACGCATTGCATGACCGGAATCAATACGATTCTTCGTCAGGATGTCGCGCCATTTGTCACTGTCAATGGAAATCCGGCGCGCTCAATTGCCATTAACTCGCGCGGACTTTCCCGAAGAGGATTCAGTCAGCAGTCCATATCGGCGTTGAGCAAGGTTTTCAAATTATTCTTTCGCAAGAACGTCAAGCTTGAGAAGTTACCCGAAGCGCTCGACGCAGGAACCCGTGAAGATGCCTGCGTCAGGGTCTTGCTTGAATTCCTAGGTTCGACCGAGCGCGGTGTCGTACGATAG
- the lpxD gene encoding UDP-3-O-(3-hydroxymyristoyl)glucosamine N-acyltransferase — translation MSYTIRLRPSKSDLGKWTLSELAEQVGGRVQGNANKSVTHVDELRHAQEDAISHCSTIAQKRYLQSTSAGIVILPEGNNWGYEGDCLLARNSRIAFAQIVDLMHPEPANSAAYIAQSAFVHPTAKIADSARIEANVVVGENVDIGDNAVIGAGTVIGDDVIIGPGTTVDFNVSIYGHCVIGRNCRIYSCVVLGASGFSYEWDGRQWNYIRNIGGVTIGDDVDIGASTSIDRGSVRSTIIGNGVKIDNNVQIGHNVEIGDHSLIVGNVGIAGSAKIGKRCVLGGQVSIVSHVEIADDVTVQACSLITKSIATSGSYSSSIPAKEASEWKRSLASLSRMIKEASSGSTDKPKK, via the coding sequence ATGAGTTACACAATACGCCTGCGTCCCAGTAAGTCAGACTTGGGGAAATGGACACTCTCCGAATTGGCTGAACAGGTGGGCGGGCGTGTACAAGGCAACGCAAATAAGTCCGTAACCCATGTCGATGAGCTGCGACATGCCCAGGAAGATGCCATCAGCCACTGTTCGACCATCGCCCAGAAACGATACTTGCAGTCCACGTCAGCAGGGATTGTGATTCTGCCGGAAGGAAACAACTGGGGTTACGAAGGAGATTGTTTGCTCGCCCGGAATTCACGAATCGCTTTTGCACAGATTGTTGATCTCATGCATCCTGAACCGGCAAACAGTGCAGCGTATATTGCGCAATCCGCGTTCGTTCACCCAACCGCAAAAATCGCAGATTCCGCACGCATTGAAGCCAACGTGGTCGTAGGTGAAAATGTCGACATAGGCGATAATGCAGTAATCGGTGCTGGAACCGTTATTGGCGATGACGTTATCATTGGACCGGGTACAACAGTCGATTTCAATGTGTCCATCTACGGACACTGCGTCATCGGTCGCAACTGCAGAATTTATTCATGCGTCGTGCTCGGCGCGTCCGGTTTCAGCTACGAATGGGATGGCAGGCAATGGAATTACATCAGAAATATTGGTGGCGTGACGATAGGTGATGACGTGGATATCGGGGCATCAACCAGCATCGATCGCGGCTCCGTCCGTAGCACAATCATCGGAAACGGAGTGAAAATCGACAATAATGTTCAAATCGGTCACAACGTGGAAATCGGCGATCATTCACTCATCGTAGGCAATGTCGGTATTGCGGGAAGTGCGAAAATCGGCAAGCGTTGTGTTTTGGGTGGCCAAGTCAGTATCGTCAGTCATGTCGAAATTGCCGATGATGTTACGGTGCAGGCCTGCAGCCTGATCACCAAATCAATTGCCACCAGTGGATCGTATTCCTCAAGTATTCCGGCAAAGGAGGCGTCAGAGTGGAAACGCAGTCTGGCAAGCCTCTCGAGGATGATCAAGGAAGCATCATCCGGTTCCACCGACAAGCCGAAGAAATAG
- the fabZ gene encoding 3-hydroxyacyl-ACP dehydratase FabZ, protein MPSLSAIEIRELLPHRYPMLMIDRVIDYTDDSLVAIKAISVNEPIFQGHFPHWPVFPGVLILEAMVQASAIMASLALGAKADDNRVYLFAGVDKARFKRQVVPGDCITIETRTVRKIKDVWKTAADAKVDDVVVCSAEMLFTFQEL, encoded by the coding sequence ATGCCGTCGTTGTCAGCAATTGAAATCAGGGAACTTCTGCCACACCGTTATCCGATGCTGATGATCGACCGTGTAATTGACTACACGGACGATTCATTGGTCGCCATCAAGGCTATAAGTGTAAACGAACCCATCTTTCAGGGACATTTTCCGCACTGGCCGGTTTTTCCAGGTGTGCTCATACTTGAGGCCATGGTTCAGGCGTCGGCCATCATGGCAAGTCTGGCACTTGGCGCGAAAGCCGACGACAACAGGGTGTATCTGTTTGCGGGAGTTGACAAGGCACGTTTCAAACGACAGGTCGTTCCGGGGGATTGCATCACGATTGAGACACGCACCGTGCGAAAAATCAAGGATGTATGGAAGACCGCCGCAGATGCAAAAGTGGATGACGTCGTGGTATGCAGTGCTGAAATGTTGTTCACTTTCCAGGAACTGTGA
- the bamA gene encoding outer membrane protein assembly factor BamA, which produces MKTKLLWFGLAVLVLTTAARALEPFTIGDIKIQGLQRVTAGAVFVALPVRVGDEMNDEVSATAIQSLYATGLFDDVQLGREDDTLIVSVVERPTIASIEIEGNKKIKDEPIEEALKTGSMAAGDIYNPDLVDSFIAEMKQAYVEVGHFNVDISVAVIPIERNRVDLVFTVFEGKVALIKEIRFIGTENVSEADLLDVMELTTKKSLGFLNRNNRYNRAKLRADLEAIANHYHDQGYINITLVSSRVFIADDREGILIVITLSEGAQYRFGSSEITASEDVVDQAELDQLIEVMPGDLYSFNRVSDTRNRITNEFADEGYARAQVDPLPTINDEEQTIDVNYVVKPGKLTYVRRITITGNVSTEDEVIRREMRIYEGGRYSSEQIQQSRARLGRLGLFTSVDIQIVDVPEADDQVDLIVQIEESLTGTLLFGVGYSDSEKASFNFSIRQRNLYGTGKELSLSADLGKVTNSFLLDYTNPYYTLDGVARGFSIDHSESDTSETASTSIYQLDRTQFGVNYRFPISEVSNIGVSIAASQYKMVSVAPADTEELEPTTSTDFRIYDFRRFHPKGNAGIGTVSYRRDTRNRAIFATSGSNLGLAVRTSAGDQDFVTVSGSYAHFFPIGNDMTLRLSSRVDYGSSGLPFYHNYFMSGSASLRGFDSITLGPREICRKFKAATDDTAEEITYEECAASRAIGGDLRFLGRAELFLPFFGTRDSEDKRFSLFVDAGNTFMMSDKHYGKAYTSTRTIMKDGMAAVERQQTRADFPGHEKFSFSNLRAAAGAGFEWLSPIGPFGISYAVPIKEKPGDRTDKFQITLGYLQGE; this is translated from the coding sequence ATGAAGACGAAACTACTTTGGTTTGGTTTGGCAGTCTTGGTCCTGACTACAGCCGCGAGAGCCCTGGAACCATTTACGATCGGTGATATCAAGATCCAGGGATTGCAACGGGTCACGGCAGGGGCTGTTTTCGTCGCGTTACCCGTGCGAGTCGGCGATGAGATGAATGACGAGGTCTCCGCCACGGCAATCCAATCACTTTATGCCACTGGATTGTTTGACGATGTGCAACTCGGGAGAGAGGATGACACCTTGATCGTCTCGGTCGTAGAGCGACCGACCATTGCATCCATTGAGATCGAAGGTAACAAGAAGATCAAGGATGAGCCCATCGAGGAAGCCTTGAAAACCGGAAGCATGGCTGCCGGCGATATCTACAATCCTGATCTGGTCGATAGCTTCATTGCGGAAATGAAACAGGCTTATGTCGAAGTCGGACATTTCAACGTAGACATTTCCGTCGCTGTCATACCCATTGAACGCAATCGCGTCGATCTGGTATTTACGGTTTTTGAAGGCAAGGTTGCATTGATCAAGGAAATCCGGTTCATCGGGACCGAAAATGTCTCTGAGGCGGATTTGCTGGACGTTATGGAACTCACGACGAAAAAGTCACTGGGGTTCCTGAACAGGAACAATCGCTACAATCGCGCCAAGTTGCGGGCTGACCTTGAAGCAATCGCAAATCATTACCACGATCAGGGTTATATCAACATTACCCTCGTCTCCTCGCGAGTTTTCATTGCGGACGACAGGGAAGGGATTCTGATCGTGATCACCTTGTCGGAAGGGGCGCAGTACCGTTTCGGAAGTTCCGAGATCACTGCTTCAGAGGATGTCGTTGACCAGGCCGAATTGGACCAGTTGATTGAGGTCATGCCGGGCGATCTTTATTCATTCAATCGGGTCAGCGATACTCGAAACAGAATTACCAACGAATTCGCCGACGAGGGATACGCCCGAGCGCAGGTCGATCCGCTGCCTACGATCAATGACGAGGAGCAAACCATCGATGTGAACTACGTTGTCAAGCCCGGCAAGCTGACGTATGTGCGCAGAATCACAATCACCGGGAATGTGTCCACCGAAGATGAGGTGATTCGCCGCGAGATGCGAATCTACGAAGGTGGTCGATACTCTTCAGAGCAGATACAGCAGTCCAGGGCACGACTGGGTCGGTTGGGATTGTTCACGTCTGTTGATATCCAGATTGTTGATGTGCCTGAAGCGGATGATCAGGTTGACCTTATCGTGCAAATTGAGGAGAGTCTGACCGGCACACTGCTTTTTGGGGTCGGGTACAGCGATTCCGAAAAGGCATCGTTCAACTTCAGTATCAGGCAGAGAAATCTTTATGGAACCGGAAAGGAACTTTCCTTGAGCGCTGACTTGGGGAAGGTTACCAATTCATTCTTGCTGGACTATACGAATCCGTACTATACGCTGGACGGAGTTGCGCGTGGTTTCAGTATCGATCACAGTGAGTCCGACACTTCAGAGACGGCGTCCACGTCAATTTACCAGTTGGATAGAACACAGTTTGGGGTGAACTATCGGTTCCCGATTTCTGAAGTCTCCAATATAGGCGTTTCGATTGCAGCGTCTCAATACAAGATGGTAAGCGTTGCGCCTGCAGATACGGAGGAATTAGAACCGACTACAAGTACCGATTTTCGGATTTATGATTTCAGACGATTCCATCCCAAGGGCAATGCGGGAATCGGTACAGTCTCTTATCGACGGGACACGAGAAATCGCGCTATTTTTGCAACAAGTGGCAGTAATCTGGGTTTGGCTGTACGCACGTCCGCCGGGGATCAGGATTTCGTCACAGTGAGCGGCAGTTATGCGCATTTCTTTCCGATTGGCAATGACATGACACTGCGTCTTTCCAGTCGCGTTGACTACGGCAGCAGTGGATTGCCGTTTTATCACAACTATTTCATGAGCGGTTCCGCATCGCTCCGAGGTTTTGACAGTATCACTCTGGGACCTAGGGAAATTTGTCGTAAATTTAAAGCAGCTACTGATGATACAGCCGAAGAAATTACGTACGAAGAGTGTGCTGCCAGCCGTGCTATCGGCGGTGACTTGCGTTTTCTGGGGCGCGCCGAACTGTTCCTGCCATTTTTTGGAACACGGGACAGTGAGGACAAACGTTTTTCGCTGTTCGTCGATGCTGGCAATACGTTCATGATGTCAGACAAGCACTATGGCAAAGCATACACTTCGACAAGGACGATAATGAAGGACGGAATGGCAGCCGTGGAACGTCAACAAACACGGGCGGATTTTCCTGGACATGAGAAATTCAGTTTCAGTAATTTGCGGGCTGCGGCAGGGGCCGGGTTTGAATGGCTCTCGCCGATCGGTCCATTCGGTATCAGTTATGCGGTACCAATCAAGGAAAAACCCGGCGATCGGACAGACAAGTTCCAGATCACTCTGGGATATCTTCAGGGAGAATAA
- the lpxB gene encoding lipid-A-disaccharide synthase, whose amino-acid sequence MSYDRTLTGERAVRRISMVAGEASGDHLAAGLIRAMRQHDLQFEVTGICGPKMIAEGATAMYSIDAINSIGMEGLFGRVRSILAIRRNLIARLLENKPDIYIGVDAPDFNLGVEKRLRKAGVPTVQYVGPSIWAWRGYRIRKIKRAVSKILTIYPFEDRIYDQQVPFAYVGHPLADEIALEPLQAARARFGLSGNDTVIAILPGSRMSEVNRLAEVFLRTALELQKSHPQIKFITPAASNEIQTAFSHKVEQIAPNLPIQVVDRNSIEVIATADVVLLASGTAALEAALCRKPVVVAYRISLLSLVVLKLLGHVKHYSVLNHLGSSPVIPEFMQGDCTVDNLTEEINRYLEDSAYRENVLDQFDGFRKSLNCNASARAAEEIVRILEND is encoded by the coding sequence GTGTCGTACGATAGAACATTGACAGGTGAGCGGGCAGTAAGGCGGATCAGCATGGTAGCAGGTGAAGCGTCAGGCGATCACCTCGCTGCCGGACTTATCCGCGCGATGAGACAACATGACCTGCAATTTGAGGTGACCGGAATTTGCGGCCCGAAGATGATCGCAGAAGGCGCGACCGCCATGTATTCCATCGACGCGATCAACAGCATCGGCATGGAGGGCTTGTTCGGTCGAGTCCGCAGTATCCTTGCGATCAGAAGGAATCTGATTGCAAGGCTGCTGGAGAACAAACCAGACATTTACATCGGTGTTGACGCGCCGGACTTCAATCTCGGAGTCGAAAAACGACTGCGAAAGGCTGGAGTGCCAACTGTGCAATACGTCGGACCGTCAATCTGGGCCTGGCGAGGCTATAGAATCCGAAAGATCAAACGGGCGGTAAGCAAGATTCTGACAATTTATCCCTTTGAAGACAGGATTTACGATCAGCAGGTTCCATTTGCCTATGTGGGCCACCCGCTTGCTGACGAGATCGCACTCGAGCCACTGCAAGCCGCACGGGCTCGATTTGGACTAAGCGGCAACGATACAGTGATCGCAATTCTTCCGGGAAGCAGAATGAGTGAGGTCAATCGACTTGCAGAGGTCTTTCTCAGGACTGCGCTGGAACTTCAAAAATCACATCCGCAGATCAAATTCATCACACCGGCCGCAAGCAATGAGATCCAGACCGCATTCAGCCACAAAGTGGAGCAGATTGCACCAAACCTGCCAATACAGGTTGTTGACCGAAATTCCATCGAAGTGATTGCAACAGCCGATGTCGTCCTGCTCGCTTCAGGAACTGCAGCGCTTGAAGCCGCATTGTGCCGCAAGCCGGTCGTGGTTGCCTATCGGATTTCGTTGCTGTCACTCGTCGTGCTCAAGCTGCTCGGACACGTCAAGCATTATTCAGTGTTGAATCATCTTGGATCGTCGCCGGTCATTCCCGAGTTCATGCAAGGCGACTGTACGGTCGATAACCTGACAGAGGAAATCAACAGATATCTGGAAGATTCCGCATACAGGGAAAACGTGCTGGATCAATTTGACGGGTTCAGAAAGTCGCTGAACTGCAATGCCAGCGCGAGGGCGGCGGAGGAAATCGTCAGGATTCTGGAAAATGACTGA
- a CDS encoding OmpH family outer membrane protein, with protein sequence MNPSRFHLHWLLPAGFAILMLAYVGSHAQDSTTSSDTDTGSVSSPDTQQPSSSGLKNSGFPKIGYVNANTLMNEAPQGIAAFEYLVESFADRKKELEDMEATLKQIADILDSEEDSNDRRRLEAEFRSLNREFERGRLDYEEDFNFLRNEELTDLQNFISSVILQVAEDEGFDLIVQEPIVWVSDEVDITDEILNKLHELHNTPASQ encoded by the coding sequence ATGAACCCGTCCAGATTCCACTTGCATTGGCTTCTGCCAGCCGGTTTCGCAATATTGATGCTTGCTTACGTTGGCTCCCATGCCCAGGATTCGACCACTTCTTCCGACACGGATACTGGATCTGTCTCTTCTCCAGACACACAGCAACCATCTTCTTCCGGTCTGAAGAACTCCGGTTTTCCAAAGATCGGCTACGTCAACGCCAATACCCTGATGAACGAAGCCCCGCAAGGCATAGCGGCGTTCGAATACCTGGTGGAGAGTTTCGCGGACCGCAAGAAAGAGCTCGAAGACATGGAAGCGACGCTGAAGCAGATTGCCGACATTCTCGACTCCGAAGAAGATTCGAACGATCGAAGACGGCTGGAAGCAGAGTTCAGATCGCTCAACAGGGAATTTGAGCGGGGTCGGCTGGACTACGAAGAAGATTTCAATTTTCTTCGAAACGAGGAATTGACCGATCTTCAAAACTTCATCAGCTCAGTTATTCTGCAGGTTGCGGAAGATGAGGGATTCGATCTCATAGTCCAGGAACCAATCGTCTGGGTTAGCGATGAAGTCGACATTACAGATGAGATACTGAATAAACTCCATGAGTTACACAATACGCCTGCGTCCCAGTAA
- the dnaE gene encoding DNA polymerase III subunit alpha encodes MSFVHLRVRTEYSVSDSIIRIDDLVSRTVELGMPAVAVTEYRNLYSAIKAYTACVKMGVKPIIGSEVQVENRNNPASPFTLVLLCQNNDGYRALCTLVSRAHNQVSSSGSVLMREDWFTPSSCQGLVALSGAQQGEIGQKLLLNKNDEAHKAISRLREIFDDRFYLEVSRFDGQHEAAYEAGVLELASSTNTPIVATHQPRFLSKEDYEVHEVKVCIQERTSLSDASRRSNYTAEQYFRSADEMSERFADLPNALENSLEIAKRCNLRFNMTKSHMPAYPVSIEEPSIEKYLERLSREGLQKILQGRTDDRYENRLNEELDIICKTNYAGYFLIVADIIAWAKSNGIPVGPGRGSGAGSLVAYCLEITAIDPIEHDLIFERFLNPERVSPPDFDIDFCVRERDRIIERVADRYGRDQVAQIITYNTMAAKAVVRDVGRALRPDYKFYDELARMIPQDLNITLARSLERNKELKLRYNSESRVKELIDTAQALEGMIRNEGKHPGGLVIAPSEIVEYTALFADSDSGRGITHFDKDDLEAIGLVKFDFLGLTTLTVISDTLRRLNERNVPGAPATENDIPLDDEDTFEYIRTGQTVGIFQLESRGMQRLIREIQPDKFSDLVALLALFRPGPLQTGMDKMYIENHNNNSYNALHDDLKEVLDQSHGVILYQEQVMKIAQIMAGYSMGEADILRYAMGKKVKQEMEFQRERFVSGSVEKGYDKKLAAEVYDLMESFAGYGFNKSHSVAYALLAYRTAYLKTHFRTEFLAACMSVDIKVETTAKIYNDSKRQGIEFLLPDINRSAYEFTPVSDTEILYGLGALKQIGTPVVDAIRTARDHGGEFSSLSDFCNRVDLTQISKSTCQVLTAAGAFDSFDSNRAKLFAHVESAYAFAQMKEQEQKSGQMNLFGTMESDDMELTSKEVEPWTRSELLRREHAILGIYISGHPSEKYEKEFKTLLTGTVGQMPNQEDERLILCGWVFNKTVTKARKKGGNNLFFELEGSKGEVLAIIYSENFDSLSKLIVENEPIILVGVLSGEQFNGSARLLVSNAVKLDTVRQHPASEIVLDLKQSDITSDHFRQFRDILEKHRVGKSVVKVRYSSTCGSSARFSLGDDWRVSINEDLLDELQNILGEDSVTVNYLNVPL; translated from the coding sequence ATGAGCTTCGTACACCTTCGTGTCCGCACTGAGTACTCTGTGTCCGACAGCATCATCCGGATCGATGATCTGGTTTCGCGCACGGTTGAACTGGGAATGCCTGCTGTAGCCGTAACGGAGTATCGAAATCTGTACAGTGCCATCAAGGCATATACAGCCTGTGTCAAGATGGGGGTCAAACCAATCATCGGTTCAGAAGTCCAGGTGGAGAACAGGAACAACCCTGCCTCTCCTTTCACCCTGGTATTGCTGTGTCAGAACAATGACGGGTATCGCGCCCTGTGTACTCTCGTAAGCAGAGCCCACAATCAGGTCAGTTCGAGCGGGAGCGTGCTCATGCGAGAGGATTGGTTCACCCCGTCTTCCTGTCAGGGACTGGTCGCTCTTTCCGGTGCACAGCAAGGTGAGATCGGGCAGAAACTGCTGCTGAATAAAAATGATGAGGCGCACAAGGCCATCAGTCGCCTGCGCGAGATTTTTGACGACAGGTTTTATCTTGAGGTGTCCAGATTTGACGGGCAACATGAAGCCGCATACGAAGCCGGCGTCTTGGAATTGGCGAGTTCAACCAATACACCGATAGTCGCCACCCATCAGCCGAGATTCCTGAGCAAGGAAGATTACGAAGTCCATGAGGTCAAGGTCTGTATCCAAGAGCGAACGTCGTTATCGGATGCTTCCCGAAGATCGAATTACACCGCCGAACAATACTTTCGCTCAGCGGATGAAATGAGTGAACGCTTCGCTGATCTGCCGAACGCACTTGAGAATTCACTTGAGATCGCCAAACGCTGCAATCTCCGATTCAACATGACCAAGAGTCATATGCCAGCGTATCCGGTGTCGATCGAAGAGCCTAGCATAGAAAAATACCTGGAAAGATTGAGCAGGGAGGGCCTGCAGAAGATTCTGCAAGGACGCACAGACGATCGCTATGAGAACCGGCTCAATGAAGAGCTGGACATAATCTGCAAGACAAATTATGCAGGCTACTTTCTGATCGTGGCAGACATCATTGCTTGGGCAAAATCCAATGGCATACCTGTCGGTCCTGGACGGGGGTCCGGGGCAGGCTCGCTCGTTGCGTACTGTCTCGAAATTACAGCGATTGACCCGATTGAGCACGATTTGATTTTCGAGCGTTTCCTGAATCCCGAACGAGTTTCCCCGCCCGACTTTGATATCGATTTTTGTGTCCGGGAGCGCGATCGGATTATTGAACGTGTAGCAGACAGATACGGACGGGATCAGGTTGCACAGATCATTACCTACAACACGATGGCCGCAAAGGCTGTTGTCCGGGATGTCGGCCGGGCATTGAGGCCCGACTACAAGTTCTATGATGAGTTGGCAAGAATGATTCCGCAGGATCTGAATATCACACTCGCACGATCGCTGGAGCGAAACAAGGAGCTGAAATTACGCTACAACAGTGAGTCGAGAGTCAAAGAACTGATCGATACCGCACAGGCTCTCGAAGGAATGATTCGTAATGAGGGCAAACATCCAGGCGGCCTGGTTATCGCTCCGTCGGAAATTGTTGAATATACCGCTCTGTTTGCTGATAGTGACAGCGGTCGGGGAATTACGCATTTTGACAAAGACGATCTGGAGGCAATAGGCCTCGTCAAATTTGACTTTCTCGGGTTGACTACATTGACGGTCATCTCAGATACGCTGCGAAGACTGAATGAGAGGAACGTGCCTGGCGCTCCGGCCACGGAGAACGACATTCCTCTGGACGATGAGGATACGTTTGAATACATACGAACCGGACAGACAGTCGGTATATTTCAGCTTGAGTCCAGAGGAATGCAGCGATTGATCCGCGAAATTCAACCAGACAAATTCAGCGACCTCGTTGCATTGCTTGCCTTGTTTCGGCCCGGGCCGTTGCAGACAGGCATGGACAAGATGTACATCGAAAATCACAATAACAATAGTTACAATGCTTTACATGATGATTTGAAAGAAGTACTTGATCAGTCTCATGGCGTGATCCTTTATCAGGAGCAAGTCATGAAGATTGCTCAGATCATGGCGGGCTACTCGATGGGTGAAGCGGATATCCTACGCTACGCAATGGGCAAGAAAGTAAAGCAGGAAATGGAATTCCAACGGGAAAGGTTCGTAAGCGGCTCGGTAGAAAAAGGTTATGACAAGAAGCTCGCAGCCGAGGTTTATGACTTGATGGAGAGTTTTGCCGGCTACGGATTCAACAAGTCACATTCCGTTGCCTACGCGTTACTGGCTTACCGTACGGCATATCTGAAGACGCACTTCCGGACGGAATTCCTGGCCGCATGCATGTCGGTTGATATAAAGGTCGAGACAACGGCAAAAATCTACAACGACTCAAAACGACAGGGCATTGAATTTCTTTTGCCGGACATCAATCGCAGTGCGTATGAGTTCACTCCTGTGAGTGACACCGAAATCCTCTACGGTCTCGGCGCCCTGAAGCAAATCGGTACTCCGGTTGTCGATGCGATCAGAACTGCTAGAGACCATGGCGGCGAGTTCTCAAGTCTATCGGATTTTTGCAACCGCGTTGATCTGACGCAGATCAGCAAGTCCACATGTCAGGTGCTGACCGCCGCCGGTGCATTTGATTCATTTGATTCCAATCGTGCGAAATTGTTTGCGCATGTCGAAAGCGCATATGCTTTCGCACAAATGAAAGAGCAGGAACAAAAGTCCGGGCAAATGAATCTATTCGGCACCATGGAAAGCGACGATATGGAATTGACAAGCAAGGAAGTCGAACCTTGGACGCGCTCCGAACTGCTCCGTCGGGAGCATGCGATTCTGGGAATTTACATCAGCGGCCACCCCAGTGAAAAATATGAAAAGGAATTCAAGACATTATTGACCGGAACGGTCGGTCAGATGCCCAATCAAGAGGACGAGCGACTGATTCTTTGCGGATGGGTGTTCAATAAAACTGTCACCAAGGCACGAAAAAAGGGTGGGAATAACCTCTTTTTTGAACTTGAAGGCTCTAAAGGAGAGGTTCTTGCTATCATCTATTCGGAAAACTTTGATAGCTTGTCCAAGCTAATTGTCGAGAACGAACCGATAATCCTGGTTGGCGTTCTGTCCGGGGAGCAATTCAATGGTTCTGCCAGACTGTTAGTCAGCAATGCCGTCAAACTGGACACTGTCAGGCAGCATCCGGCATCAGAAATCGTGCTGGATTTGAAGCAAAGCGACATCACTTCAGACCATTTTCGTCAATTCAGGGATATATTGGAAAAGCATCGGGTCGGCAAAAGCGTTGTCAAAGTGAGATATTCTTCGACTTGCGGTTCGAGTGCCAGATTCTCGCTTGGTGATGATTGGCGGGTAAGCATCAATGAGGATCTATTGGATGAGTTGCAAAATATTCTGGGTGAAGATAGTGTCACCGTAAACTATTTGAACGTACCGTTATAG